The genome window ACGCAAGCGCGTCGCGCTCGGTCACGCGCCCGGACGGCAGCGGGCGAAACCGCGTCCTCGCCATGGCCGCGTCGATCCGCTGATCGAGCACATGGTTCACGGCCGCGGCCGAGGCGGCGGCGAGCGCGATGCCGAGGCTCCCGAAGACGAGCACGTCCCACGGCACCATGCCCGGCGTGGCGAGAAACATGCCGACGATCGCCGTGAACACGAGCAGCTGCACCACGCCCGGCTTCGTCAGCGCGTAATAATCGCGCCAGCCGGCCCTCGGTGCCGCCTCAGCGTTCGTGAATCCTCTTGAGAGCATTGACCACCGTCAACAGCAGCACGGCCGCCCCGCCGTTGTGAGCCACCGCGACCGAAAGCGGAACGCCGAGCAGCACGATACTCGCGCCCAGCGTGAGTTGCACGGCCAGCGCCCCGAGCACCGCGGCGCCGGCGGCGCGGCCCTCCGGCCGGCGGACGAGCGCGACGCCGAGCGCGATCAGCAGCGTGGCCGCGCCGATCGCCCCGAGCCGGTGCGTGAAGTGCACGGCGACCCGTGCCGGGTGATCGAGGACGCCGCCCTCGTAATCGATGCCGATCCCGCGCCAGAGCACGAAGGCCTCGCGGAAATCGGCAAGCTGCGGCCACCATTGCGTCTGGCAGGTCGGGAAGTCGGGGCAGGCGAGTGCCGCGTAGTTCGCGCTCGTCCAGCCGCCCAACGCGATCTGCAGGATCAGGGCGCCGGCCGCGACCGCCGCGAGAGCCTTCAAACGCCCCGTCGCGGGGAGCGGCGCGGGGTGGCCGCGCGCGAGCCAGAACAGCAGCGACAGCGTCGCGAGCCCGCCGAGCAGGTGCCCGACGACGACGATCGGCTTCAGCAGCAGCGTCACCGTCCACATGCCGAGCAGGCCTTGAAAGACGACGAGGCCGACGAGCGCGAGCGGCACACCGCGCGGCTGCGCCGGGTCCTTTCGGTTCCGCCACGCGATGACGGCAAGCGCCACGCAGACGAGCCCCAGCGTGCTCGCGAGGTAGCGGTGGAACATTTCCCGCCAGGCCTTCGAGGCTTCTAGCGGACGGCCGAATTGCTGCTCGACGTCGGGATCCACGGCGAGCCCGTCGCCGACGACCACCAGGCGCCCGTAGCATCCGGGCCAGTCCGGGCACCCGAGCCCCGCGTCGGTCAGCCGCACCCAGGCGCCGACCGTGACGACCACGAGCGCGAGAGCCGCGCCGAACCGGGCGAGCCGCAGGAACAGCCGCTGCATCACCCTATCCTGGACACGTCGAGGAGCCGCTCGAGGTCATCGTAAAGGCCTTTCTGCCGGGCGTCCGGAGGATAACTCAACACGAGATTGCCGTGCGGATCCGCGACGTAGATCCGCCCTCGCTCGCCCGGCGGCTGCCCGATGTCCTGAAGCAGCTCCAAGAGGCGCGCACCCCCGCCGGCATCGAAGCTGCCGACGGCAACGGCCTTCGCCGCGCCCGGATCGGCCCCCGGGCCGACGTAGACGAGCCGGACGCGGCTCTGGTCGCGCCCGAGCGCGGCATGGACCTGGCGCAGCCGGACGAGGTCGGCGCCGCACCGCTCGTCGCACGGCGACGTGCGCGCGTAAATCAGCGACCACAGCGGCCGTGCCCACAGATTCTCGACGGCTTCCCCGCTCGCCTCCCGGCCCGCGAGCGGCGGGAGCGGCACCACCGGATCGAGCAGCAGCCGCTCCTCGTTCGCGAGACGGGGCAGCGCCCGCGGCGCACCGTAGTAGTAGAGAACGTACGCGGCCACGACCGGCCCGAAGCAGAGCAGCGCGACGAGCAGCAGCTCGATTTTGAAACGTGGTCTCATCGATGTCTCCGTCGCAGCCCGCGCCACCCGACGGCGCATGCGGCGCCGGCCGCGATCGCGGCGAACAGCCACCATTGCACCGCGTAGCCGATGTGCCTGGCCGGGCTCATCACGCGAACCGTCCATACGCGCTCGAAGCCGTCCGGCGCGGACGGATCGAGCAGCAGCTGATAGTCGAGCAGCGGCCGTCCGAGCGCCTGCTCGAGATCGGCCATCGTCGGGTAGCTGACGACGGCCACGGAAGCCCCCGCCGGCGGCGGCGCCGGATCCCCGAGCCGCAGGCCCGGCGCCGGAAGCGAGTCGACGAGGCCCTCGACCTGCCGCTCGGCCGACGGGACCCGAACCTCCGGCAGCACGCTCCGGTCGGGATCGGCCTCGACCCAGCCGCGGTTCACGATCAGCCAGCGCCCGCCCCCGGCCGGCGAGAACGGCGTCAGCACGTAGTAGCCCGCGACCCCGTCGCGCACCACATTGTCGACCAGAAACTGCCGCTCGGGCACGTAGCGGCCGCGCACCTCGAGGCGGCGGTATCGGATCTCGTCCACCGGCACATCCGGCGGCGCGTC of Gammaproteobacteria bacterium contains these proteins:
- a CDS encoding SURF1 family protein encodes the protein MTPTDRSSRRRPVVAVVLLAAVAAACVALGFWQIERAEASRSTAERFAAAARLPALDAPPDVPVDEIRYRRLEVRGRYVPERQFLVDNVVRDGVAGYYVLTPFSPAGGGRWLIVNRGWVEADPDRSVLPEVRVPSAERQVEGLVDSLPAPGLRLGDPAPPPAGASVAVVSYPTMADLEQALGRPLLDYQLLLDPSAPDGFERVWTVRVMSPARHIGYAVQWWLFAAIAAGAACAVGWRGLRRRHR
- a CDS encoding COX15/CtaA family protein yields the protein MQRLFLRLARFGAALALVVVTVGAWVRLTDAGLGCPDWPGCYGRLVVVGDGLAVDPDVEQQFGRPLEASKAWREMFHRYLASTLGLVCVALAVIAWRNRKDPAQPRGVPLALVGLVVFQGLLGMWTVTLLLKPIVVVGHLLGGLATLSLLFWLARGHPAPLPATGRLKALAAVAAGALILQIALGGWTSANYAALACPDFPTCQTQWWPQLADFREAFVLWRGIGIDYEGGVLDHPARVAVHFTHRLGAIGAATLLIALGVALVRRPEGRAAGAAVLGALAVQLTLGASIVLLGVPLSVAVAHNGGAAVLLLTVVNALKRIHER